The segment GGAAGTGCTGACGGGCGGCGGCCGCAACGATCTCGGCGGCGATCTTGCGGGCGGCTATTACGTCAAGCCGACGGTCTTCCGCGGTCATAACAAGATGCGCATCTTCCAGGAAGAGATCTTCGGGCCGGTCGTCTCGGTCACGACCTTCAAGGACGATGCGGAGGCGCTCGCCATCGCCAACGACACGCTCTACGGTCTCGGCGCCGGCGTGTGGAGCCGCGATGCCAACCGCTGCTACCATTTCGGCCGCGACATCCAGGCCGGCCGCGTCTGGACCAACTGCTACCATGCCTATCCGGCGCATGCCGCCTTCGGCGGCTACAAGCAGTCCGGCATCGGTCGCGAAACGCACAAGATGATGCTCGACCACTACCAGCAGACCAAGAACATGCTGGTCAGCTACTCTCCCAAGGCGCTCGGCTTCTTCTGAGCGGTCCTGCCTGGCGCCGGCTGAGTCGGGATCAGCCCCGATTCCGCCGGCGGCGAATCCTGCTAGCGTCGCCCCTGGTACTCACGAGCTATATCAAGTGCTTCAGAAGCACTGTATCCAGGGAGGAAAAACATGAAGACTCTGATCGTGCCGCTGGCGGCCTTGCTGCTTGGCGCTTGTGCCTCGACTCCGGAACCGGAGGCAGGAGCCTCGCGCGTGGCAAGTGCGTCCGCCGGGACGGGTGAGCTGGTCTGCGAGTACACGGCGAGGACCGGCACCACCATTCCCAGCAAGCGGTGCTTCACGGCGGATCAGCGCGATGCCGCCCGCCAGGCCGCCAAGGACTTGCAAGATACCCTGCCAGGTAATGCTCCGACGGATTCTTCGGCGCGTAAATAGTCAGGGGGTCTCAGCCCCCAGTCCCCACTGCTTCCTCAGCGCCTGCAGCCGCCCCTCCTCGCGCAGCTGCTCCAGGGCTCGCTGGAGGCGGCGCAGCACGGCCGGGTCGAGTTGCGCCCGTGCCAGCACCTGGATGGGGGCCCGCTCCAGCAGAGTTGGGGTCTGATCGCGCAGCCATGGTGGCACGCCCGGCTCGCGCTGCAGGGCGTGCTGGATGGCGTCGCGCGCGGCGCACAGGCCTTGCAGGCGCCCGGCCTCGCCCATGCGCAGACCCTGCTCCAGGCTGGCCAGCTCCACAAAGTCGGGCTGCACCGCCTGCAAGGCCTGGCAGCCGCCGCGCAGCCGGCCCACCTTGAGGCCGCGCCAGTGAGCGGCCTGACTGCGCGGCGCCATGCCGCCCAGGGGCCAGACCACCAGCTCCAGATGGCCCAGGGTGCCCACGATCTGGGCCTGGGGCGGCAGGCCGTCCTGGGCGGTCTGCAGCCCCACGGTCAGGTCGGTGCGTTCCAGGTTGAGCAGATGGGTGGTGCGGGCGAAGGGCTGGACGCTGTATTCCAGTCCCAGGCCGCTGCGCCGGGCCAGTTCACGGAAGACGGCGACGTAAAGCCCTTCGGGCCGGCCCTGCTCGTCCAGATAGCTGTGGGGGCGTATCAGGGGCAGGGCCACTTGCAGGGGCGGTGCCGGCCCGGGCGCCTGGGCCAGCGCGCCGGGGGCGCAGAGCAGGACCGCCAGCAGGGCGGCCAGGCGGTGCAAGGGTGCGGACCATGGGCGAGGAGCCATGCTGCGACACCGCGCCCGGGCTCACATGCCCTTGAACAGGTGCGTGTAGCTGCGGCTGACTTCCAGCTTCTCGTTGTGGCCTTTCACCCCCACCAGCTGGCGGCCGCGGAAGTCACGCGTCACGCCGGCGATGGCCTTGACATTGACCAGGGTGGAGCGGTGGATCTGCCAGAAGAGCTGGGGGTCCAGCTCGTCCACCAGCTCCTTGATGGGCTTGCGGATCAGGGCTTCCAGAGTGGCGGTCTGCACCCGGGTGTACTTCTCGTCGCTGATGAAGAAGAGCACCTCCTCCACCGGGATCATCTGGATGGCCTGGCCCACCGTGGCCTGTATCCATTGCAGATAGGCCGGCTTGCCGCCGGGGTTGAGCTGGGCCGAGAGCTTGTGCAGCAGTTGCTGCAGGGGCGCAGCGGCCGTGGCCGCCGCCTCTGGGCCGGCCTCGGCGTCCTGGCGCTGGGCCAGGCGCTTCTTGATGCGCTGCACCGTGACCTGCAGGCGCTCCCGCTCGGCGGGCTTGAGCACATAGTCGGCCACACCCTGCTCGAAGGCTTCCACCGCGTACTGGTCATAGGCGGTGATGAAGACGATCTCGGGCACCAGCCATTCATCGTCATCGCCCTCGCCGGGCAGCTGGGCGATCTGGCGCGCCGCGTCCACGCCGGTGAGGCCGGGCATGCGGATGTCCAGAAAGACCAGATCGGGCTTGTGCTCGCGCACCAGGTCCACGGCTTCCAGGCCGTTCTTGGCCTCGGCCACGATCTGCAGCTCGGGCCAGACCTCGGTGAGGCGGCTGCGCAGCTGCTCGCGCATCAGGCGTTCGTCATCGGCCAGCACGGCGCGGATGGTGGCGGAAGAGTCGTGGGGGGTCTCGTTCATGGGCGCAATGCTAGCGGCCGGCTCAGGGCCGGGCGGCCGGGGCGACCTGGGGTTTTTCCGGGGGCTGTGCGCGCCCGGCACGGCGGCGCAGCGCCAGCCACAGCAGCAGGCCCAGCAGCAGCAGGGGCGAGCACAGCAGGCCGCCCACGCTGACCAGGAGCAGCAGGCCCAGGCCCAGGGCGCCGGCTGCCAGCAGCAGGGGCAGGCTCAGGCCCAGCATCAGGGTCAGGGGCAGGACCAGCAGCAGGATCAGCAGCGCCAGGCCGCCGGCCAGCAGCAGGCTGGCCCAGTGCAGACCGCTGAGCTCCTGCACGCCCAGCTCGGTGCCGTTGATCACGATCTCGAAGCCGGGATGGGCCAGCACCTCCTGCCAGATGGCATAGCCGCCCCACAGGGCCAGGGCGCCCAGCAGCAGGCCGGGCAGCAGGATCCATTGGGCAAAGCGCTTGATCAGGATGCTCATGGGGGACTCCTGGGGGACTTCGGGAAAGGGCGGTCGTGGTGGCATCAGGCCGCGCTGGCGGCGGGGGGCTCA is part of the Shinella sp. XGS7 genome and harbors:
- a CDS encoding ABC transporter substrate-binding protein translates to MAPRPWSAPLHRLAALLAVLLCAPGALAQAPGPAPPLQVALPLIRPHSYLDEQGRPEGLYVAVFRELARRSGLGLEYSVQPFARTTHLLNLERTDLTVGLQTAQDGLPPQAQIVGTLGHLELVVWPLGGMAPRSQAAHWRGLKVGRLRGGCQALQAVQPDFVELASLEQGLRMGEAGRLQGLCAARDAIQHALQREPGVPPWLRDQTPTLLERAPIQVLARAQLDPAVLRRLQRALEQLREEGRLQALRKQWGLGAETP
- a CDS encoding LytTR family DNA-binding domain-containing protein, with product MNETPHDSSATIRAVLADDERLMREQLRSRLTEVWPELQIVAEAKNGLEAVDLVREHKPDLVFLDIRMPGLTGVDAARQIAQLPGEGDDDEWLVPEIVFITAYDQYAVEAFEQGVADYVLKPAERERLQVTVQRIKKRLAQRQDAEAGPEAAATAAAPLQQLLHKLSAQLNPGGKPAYLQWIQATVGQAIQMIPVEEVLFFISDEKYTRVQTATLEALIRKPIKELVDELDPQLFWQIHRSTLVNVKAIAGVTRDFRGRQLVGVKGHNEKLEVSRSYTHLFKGM